In Actinobacillus indolicus, a single genomic region encodes these proteins:
- the lptD gene encoding LPS assembly protein LptD, with protein MKQHHYSLISLAVMSACYSQYAIADLKSQCLLGVPQFHGEVVQGDQTQLPVYIEADSAVINQPTDATYTGDVSVKQGNRSIVADQVYVEQQDGKAQNVRLTGKFDYRDNQINATGNDATINLVSNEAQLGNADYQLVGRQGRGTAEEVSANNDTRIMKNASFTSCLPNDESWSIEANEMIQHVKDEYAEIWHARFKVLGVPVFYSPYLQFPIGDRRRTGLLMPSAGHSSRDGYTYSQPFYWNIAPNLDATITPTYYSKRGWQISPEFRYLTELGEGKIAGEYLNKDRLSDWTEKNKSRHLFYWQHNMSFLSDWRLSVDYTHVSDKRYFSDFDSEYGNSTDGYATQQFKLGYYQPNYNISISGKKFQTFDDADIGPYRVLPKIDFNYYKDQLVKNGDFKFFAQVAHFDNDSKLMPTAWRFHAEPSLNFPLANRFGSLSLETKLYATHYLQKKGSGDGAEDIQRNVTRVLPQIKLDFKTILEADKQIFSGFSQVLEPRMQYLYRPYKNQANIGSQLQSSLGLGYDSALLQQDYYSLFNDRRYSGLDRIASANQITVGGTTRFFNDKTGDEVFNFSAGQIYYLSPSKIDDNSLNSTAKRSSSWSLESNWKFHPKWNWHGSYQYDTRLNETSLANMSLQFKPKENHVIQLNYRYASKNYIDQNLSTNRYGQDIKQIGGVAGWELTDKVSVMVSHYHDMALKKPVESQLGITYNTCCWSANVYTARRLTATPTGKSDTINDFYYENKFGVNFELRFGTNYNSGVSRMLKKGNIPYTEAFNIN; from the coding sequence ATGAAACAACATCACTACAGTCTTATTTCCCTTGCCGTGATGAGTGCGTGTTACAGCCAATATGCGATTGCTGATTTAAAATCACAATGTTTGTTAGGTGTACCACAGTTTCACGGTGAAGTTGTTCAGGGAGATCAAACACAGTTGCCTGTGTATATTGAAGCAGATAGTGCGGTGATTAATCAGCCAACAGATGCAACCTATACTGGCGATGTCAGTGTAAAACAAGGTAATCGTTCTATTGTCGCGGATCAGGTTTATGTTGAGCAGCAAGATGGAAAAGCTCAAAATGTACGCTTAACAGGAAAATTTGATTATCGAGATAACCAGATTAATGCCACAGGTAATGATGCGACTATCAACCTTGTAAGCAATGAAGCTCAACTTGGCAATGCGGACTATCAGCTTGTTGGGCGACAAGGTAGAGGAACAGCGGAAGAGGTTTCTGCAAATAATGATACGCGTATCATGAAAAATGCAAGTTTCACCTCTTGTCTGCCAAATGATGAGTCATGGTCAATCGAAGCGAATGAAATGATTCAACACGTTAAAGATGAATATGCAGAAATATGGCATGCTCGATTTAAAGTATTAGGTGTTCCTGTTTTCTATTCGCCTTATTTACAATTTCCAATCGGTGATCGTCGCCGAACAGGTCTATTAATGCCAAGTGCAGGCCATTCAAGCCGTGATGGTTATACTTATTCACAACCGTTTTATTGGAATATTGCACCTAACTTAGATGCTACGATTACACCAACATATTATTCTAAACGTGGTTGGCAAATTAGCCCTGAGTTTCGTTACTTAACGGAACTAGGTGAAGGGAAAATTGCTGGAGAATATCTCAATAAAGATCGTTTATCAGATTGGACAGAAAAAAATAAATCGCGCCATCTCTTTTATTGGCAACATAATATGAGCTTTTTAAGCGATTGGCGTTTATCTGTGGATTATACCCATGTAAGTGATAAACGCTACTTTTCTGATTTTGACTCTGAATATGGAAATAGTACCGATGGATATGCCACACAACAATTTAAGTTAGGCTATTATCAACCTAATTACAATATTTCTATTTCTGGTAAAAAATTCCAAACCTTTGATGATGCCGATATTGGACCTTATCGTGTACTACCAAAAATTGATTTTAACTATTATAAAGATCAATTAGTGAAAAATGGTGATTTTAAATTCTTTGCTCAAGTTGCCCACTTTGACAACGATAGTAAGCTAATGCCAACCGCATGGCGTTTCCATGCTGAGCCAAGTTTAAACTTCCCGTTAGCAAATCGTTTTGGTAGCTTAAGTTTAGAAACTAAGCTTTATGCAACACATTACTTGCAGAAAAAAGGGAGTGGTGATGGTGCTGAAGATATTCAGCGTAATGTAACTCGAGTCTTGCCACAAATTAAGCTTGATTTTAAAACGATTCTAGAAGCAGATAAGCAAATTTTCAGTGGTTTTAGCCAAGTGTTAGAGCCGAGAATGCAATACCTTTATCGCCCATATAAAAACCAAGCGAATATTGGATCGCAATTACAATCTAGCTTAGGACTAGGTTATGATTCAGCATTATTGCAACAAGATTATTATTCTTTATTTAATGATCGTCGTTACAGTGGTTTAGATAGAATTGCTTCTGCAAATCAAATCACCGTCGGTGGAACAACTCGATTCTTTAATGATAAAACAGGAGATGAAGTCTTTAACTTCAGTGCAGGACAGATTTATTATCTTTCTCCTTCAAAAATTGATGATAACTCGCTAAATAGTACGGCGAAACGTTCATCATCTTGGTCGTTAGAATCTAACTGGAAATTCCATCCTAAATGGAATTGGCACGGTAGCTATCAATATGATACACGTTTAAATGAGACATCATTGGCTAATATGTCATTACAGTTTAAGCCAAAAGAGAATCACGTTATTCAGCTAAACTACCGCTATGCGAGTAAGAATTATATTGACCAAAACTTGAGCACTAACCGTTATGGTCAAGATATTAAACAAATTGGCGGTGTTGCAGGTTGGGAATTAACGGATAAAGTGTCTGTTATGGTAAGTCATTATCATGATATGGCATTGAAGAAGCCTGTTGAGAGCCAATTGGGCATTACCTATAACACCTGTTGTTGGAGTGCGAATGTCTATACCGCACGTCGCTTAACTGCAACACCAACAGGTAAAAGTGACACCATTAATGACTTTTACTATGAGAACAAATTTGGGGTAAATTTTGAACTTCGATTTGGAACTAACTACAATAGTGGTGTTTCTAGAATGCTGAAAAAAGGAAATATTCCTTATACTGAAGCGTTTAATATTAATTAA
- the thrB gene encoding homoserine kinase, producing the protein MTLRIYAPASSANLSVGFDSLGTAISPIDGSLLGDVVQIEECDQQFELESVGYFVRKLPKEPQKNIVYQAYVLFSERLKLRGGVVKNLRLTLEKNMPIGSGLGSSACSIVAALVALNKFHDEPFSKMELLEMMGELEGRISGSIHYDNVAPCYLGGLQLMTQSLGNICQPIPFFDEWYWVLAYPGIEVSTAEARAILPKSYTRQDMIAQSRYLGSFIHACHTHQDVLAATMMKDLIAEPYRESLLPNFAEVRQGCKDLGALAVGISGSGPTMFAIAPDLEHAQKLVAYLEKDYLQNNEGFIHICKVDNQGARELK; encoded by the coding sequence ATGACATTACGAATTTATGCTCCAGCTTCCAGTGCAAATTTAAGTGTCGGGTTTGACTCGCTTGGCACAGCTATTTCGCCGATAGACGGCTCATTACTCGGTGATGTGGTACAAATTGAAGAGTGCGATCAACAATTTGAGTTGGAAAGTGTCGGCTATTTTGTGCGTAAACTGCCGAAAGAACCGCAAAAAAATATCGTCTATCAAGCTTATGTGCTGTTTAGCGAACGCTTGAAATTGCGTGGTGGTGTGGTGAAAAATCTACGCTTAACTCTTGAGAAAAATATGCCGATTGGATCGGGCTTAGGCTCAAGTGCTTGCTCGATTGTGGCTGCACTTGTGGCGCTGAATAAATTCCACGATGAGCCCTTCTCAAAAATGGAATTGTTGGAAATGATGGGCGAATTGGAAGGCAGAATTTCAGGCTCAATCCATTACGATAACGTTGCACCTTGCTATTTAGGTGGTTTGCAACTGATGACTCAATCTCTCGGTAATATCTGCCAACCAATCCCATTTTTTGATGAATGGTATTGGGTGTTGGCTTACCCGGGCATTGAAGTTTCAACGGCTGAGGCGCGAGCAATTTTACCGAAAAGCTATACCCGTCAAGATATGATTGCACAATCACGTTATTTGGGTTCATTTATTCATGCTTGCCATACCCATCAAGATGTTTTAGCAGCAACGATGATGAAAGATCTCATTGCTGAGCCGTATCGTGAATCGTTACTGCCAAACTTTGCTGAAGTTCGACAAGGTTGTAAAGATTTGGGTGCGCTAGCTGTGGGTATTTCAGGTTCAGGCCCGACAATGTTTGCAATTGCACCAGATTTAGAACACGCTCAAAAACTGGTTGCTTATCTTGAAAAAGATTATCTACAAAACAATGAAGGTTTTATTCATATTTGCAAGGTAGATAATCAAGGAGCTAGAGAGTTGAAATAA
- the thrA gene encoding bifunctional aspartate kinase/homoserine dehydrogenase I: protein MRVLKFGGTSLANPERFLQAAEIIEKAHLADQAAGVLSAPAKITNHLVAIVDKAQAGESYESHLTEATDIFNNIINGLYAVNHNFDREGLSTFIKAELDDICNIASEAAKNKFCPDNIGATVHSRGEKLSIAMMKAWFEAKGYEVTRIDPVEKLLAHGSYLESSVDITESTKRIEALSIPKKNVVLMAGFTAGNEQGELVLLGRNGSDYSAACLAACLKADVCEIWTDVDGVYTCDPRLVPDAICLESMSYQEAMELSYFGAKVIHPRTIGPLVPLNIPCLIKNTHNPEAKGTIIDGNVVNDNLKVKGITNLDNVAMFNVSGSGMQGMVGMAARVFTAMSQAGISVNLITQSSSEYSISFCVPVKAVEKALSALNTTFSQELKDGSLDPVEVIKDLSIVSVVGDGMRTAKGIAARFFSALAQANISIVAIAQGSSERSISAVVPLNKAIEAVKATHKALFNNKKVVDVFLVGVGGVGGELIEQIKTQKEYLAKKDIEIRVCALANSNKMLLNENGLSLDNWRADLESATQPSDFDVLLSFIKLHHVVNPVFVDCTTAQSVANLYARALKEGFHVITPNKKANTSSYAYYQEMRENARQSQHKFLYETNVGAGLPVIENLQNLLAAGDEVEKFEGILSGSLSFIFGKLEEGSSLSEATTIAKEKGFTEPDPRDDLSGQDVARKLLILARECGYPLELEDIEVEGVLPKGFSEGKTAAEFLAMLPELDAEFAKRVEKATACGNVLRYVGSIENGKCRVAIKEVNGDDPLYKVKNGENALAFYTRYYSPIPLLLRGYGAGNDVTAAGIFADILRTLK from the coding sequence ATGCGAGTTCTAAAATTTGGAGGCACATCTTTAGCCAATCCAGAACGCTTTCTACAAGCAGCCGAGATCATCGAAAAAGCACATTTGGCAGATCAAGCCGCAGGCGTCCTATCCGCTCCTGCTAAAATTACTAACCATCTTGTCGCCATTGTCGATAAAGCCCAAGCAGGCGAATCCTACGAATCTCATCTCACCGAAGCCACCGACATTTTCAACAACATCATCAACGGATTATATGCCGTCAATCACAATTTCGACCGTGAAGGATTAAGTACCTTTATCAAAGCGGAATTAGATGACATCTGCAACATTGCATCTGAAGCCGCAAAAAATAAATTCTGTCCAGATAATATCGGCGCAACAGTACATAGCCGTGGGGAAAAATTGTCGATTGCGATGATGAAAGCGTGGTTTGAAGCGAAAGGTTATGAAGTCACTCGCATTGATCCTGTCGAAAAATTATTAGCACACGGGAGCTATTTAGAATCTTCTGTGGACATTACTGAATCCACCAAACGCATTGAAGCCCTTTCTATTCCAAAGAAAAATGTGGTGTTAATGGCGGGCTTTACCGCAGGTAATGAGCAAGGCGAATTAGTGTTACTTGGACGAAACGGTTCAGACTACTCTGCAGCCTGTTTAGCCGCTTGCTTAAAAGCAGATGTATGCGAAATTTGGACGGACGTGGACGGTGTTTATACTTGCGACCCTCGTTTAGTGCCAGATGCGATCTGCTTAGAGTCTATGAGCTATCAAGAAGCAATGGAGCTTTCTTACTTTGGTGCGAAAGTAATCCACCCTCGCACTATTGGCCCGTTAGTGCCGTTAAATATCCCGTGCTTAATTAAAAATACCCATAATCCAGAAGCCAAAGGCACGATCATTGACGGTAATGTGGTCAACGATAACTTAAAAGTAAAAGGGATCACAAATCTTGATAATGTGGCAATGTTCAACGTATCAGGTTCAGGTATGCAAGGCATGGTTGGTATGGCAGCACGTGTGTTTACCGCAATGTCGCAAGCGGGTATTTCCGTGAACTTAATTACACAATCTTCTTCTGAATATAGTATTAGCTTCTGTGTGCCAGTAAAAGCGGTTGAAAAAGCATTATCAGCATTAAATACTACCTTTTCACAAGAATTAAAAGATGGCTCGCTCGATCCTGTAGAAGTGATTAAAGATCTCTCTATTGTTTCTGTAGTTGGTGATGGTATGCGTACCGCCAAAGGGATTGCTGCTCGCTTCTTTTCTGCATTAGCTCAAGCAAATATCAGCATTGTAGCGATTGCGCAAGGTTCATCAGAGCGTTCAATCTCTGCCGTTGTGCCATTAAATAAAGCAATTGAAGCGGTTAAAGCAACGCACAAAGCGCTATTCAATAACAAAAAAGTGGTCGATGTCTTTTTAGTGGGTGTTGGCGGTGTTGGTGGTGAGTTGATTGAGCAGATCAAAACACAGAAGGAGTACCTCGCAAAAAAGGACATTGAAATCCGTGTGTGTGCCTTAGCCAACTCGAACAAAATGTTACTCAATGAAAACGGTTTAAGCTTGGATAACTGGCGTGCGGATTTAGAATCAGCGACACAGCCGTCTGACTTTGATGTATTGCTTTCATTCATTAAGTTACACCACGTTGTCAATCCTGTTTTTGTGGATTGCACTACAGCTCAGTCTGTGGCAAATCTTTATGCTCGAGCATTAAAAGAAGGCTTCCACGTGATTACGCCAAATAAGAAAGCGAATACGTCAAGCTATGCTTATTATCAAGAAATGCGTGAAAATGCCCGTCAAAGCCAACATAAATTCCTATATGAAACGAATGTGGGTGCAGGTTTGCCAGTGATTGAAAACTTGCAAAACTTGCTAGCTGCAGGTGATGAAGTCGAGAAATTTGAAGGGATTTTATCTGGTTCACTCTCTTTTATTTTCGGTAAATTAGAAGAAGGTTCAAGTTTGTCTGAAGCAACCACCATTGCCAAAGAGAAAGGCTTTACTGAACCTGATCCACGTGATGATTTATCAGGGCAAGATGTCGCTCGTAAACTCTTAATTTTAGCGCGTGAGTGTGGCTACCCATTAGAGCTGGAAGATATTGAAGTGGAAGGCGTTTTACCAAAAGGTTTCTCTGAAGGTAAAACTGCAGCGGAATTTTTGGCGATGTTGCCAGAACTTGATGCAGAATTTGCAAAACGTGTTGAAAAAGCAACCGCTTGTGGAAATGTGTTACGCTATGTAGGTTCCATTGAAAACGGTAAATGCCGTGTGGCGATCAAAGAAGTGAACGGTGATGATCCGCTTTATAAAGTGAAAAATGGTGAAAACGCCCTTGCGTTCTACACTCGCTATTACAGCCCGATTCCGCTTCTTTTACGTGGTTACGGTGCAGGTAACGATGTGACCGCAGCAGGTATTTTTGCGGATATTTTGCGTACGTTAAAATAA
- the sodA gene encoding superoxide dismutase [Mn], with product MAYTLPELGYAYDALEPHFDAKTMEIHHSKHHQAYINNANAALEAFPELLEQCPGKLISNLEQVPAEKRVAVRNNVGGHVNHTLFWKGLKTGTTLQGALKDAIVRDFGSVEAFQAQFEQAAATRFGSGWAWLVLENGKLSVVSTANQDSPLMGKEVAGVSGYPILGLDVWEHAYYLNYQNRRPDYIKAFWNVVNWDEAARRFEDKVNTCGCAK from the coding sequence ATGGCATACACATTACCTGAATTAGGTTACGCTTATGATGCGTTAGAGCCGCATTTTGATGCAAAAACCATGGAAATTCACCACTCTAAACACCACCAAGCATACATCAACAACGCAAATGCTGCATTAGAAGCATTTCCTGAATTACTTGAGCAATGTCCAGGTAAATTAATTTCAAATCTTGAACAAGTTCCAGCAGAAAAACGTGTTGCAGTACGTAACAATGTTGGTGGTCACGTAAACCACACATTATTCTGGAAAGGTTTAAAAACTGGCACAACGTTACAAGGTGCATTAAAAGATGCCATCGTTCGTGATTTTGGCTCTGTTGAAGCATTCCAAGCACAATTTGAACAAGCAGCTGCAACGCGTTTCGGTTCAGGCTGGGCGTGGTTAGTGTTAGAAAATGGTAAATTATCTGTTGTTTCAACCGCAAACCAAGATTCACCATTAATGGGTAAAGAAGTTGCTGGTGTTTCAGGCTACCCAATCTTAGGTTTAGATGTGTGGGAACACGCTTACTACTTAAACTACCAAAACCGTCGTCCAGACTACATCAAAGCGTTCTGGAACGTGGTCAATTGGGACGAAGCTGCTCGCCGTTTTGAAGATAAAGTAAACACTTGCGGTTGCGCAAAATAA
- the ispC gene encoding 1-deoxy-D-xylulose-5-phosphate reductoisomerase, translated as MQKLVILGSTGSIGKSTLSVVDHTPEQYQVFALVGGKNVELITEQCQQYQPRFVALDDEQAAAKLKENLTALGLKTEVLSGQKAICELSSHPEVDMVMAAIVGAAGLLPTLSAVQAGKKVLLANKESLVTCGQIFIDEARKSGAKLLPVDSEHNAIFQSLPPEAQEKVGFCPLAELGVSKIILTGSGGPFRTKPLNEFSQITPAQAVAHPNWSMGKKISVDSATMMNKGLEYIEARWLFNASADEMEIIIHPQSIIHSMVRYIDGSVIAQMGNPDMRTPIAHTMAYPSRINAGVAPLDFFKLKELTFIEPDFARYPNLKLAIDAFAAGQYATTAMNAANEVAVDAFLNEKIRFTDIVEVNRQVVENIAPIQVKEIADVLHIDKLAREVAKQIILQC; from the coding sequence ATGCAAAAATTAGTCATTTTGGGTTCAACAGGATCTATCGGAAAAAGCACCCTTTCTGTGGTTGATCATACCCCTGAGCAGTACCAAGTTTTCGCTTTAGTGGGCGGAAAAAATGTCGAATTAATTACCGAACAATGCCAACAATATCAACCACGTTTCGTAGCATTGGATGATGAACAGGCAGCTGCAAAATTAAAGGAAAATCTCACCGCTTTAGGCTTAAAAACTGAAGTACTTTCAGGGCAAAAAGCCATTTGTGAATTATCATCACATCCTGAAGTGGATATGGTTATGGCGGCAATCGTAGGCGCAGCTGGTTTATTACCAACACTTTCAGCGGTACAAGCAGGCAAAAAAGTCTTGTTAGCAAATAAAGAATCTTTAGTTACTTGTGGGCAAATTTTTATTGATGAAGCTCGCAAGTCGGGGGCTAAGTTGCTCCCTGTTGATAGTGAACATAATGCGATATTCCAATCGTTACCGCCAGAAGCACAAGAAAAAGTGGGCTTCTGTCCGCTTGCAGAACTGGGGGTAAGTAAAATTATTCTCACGGGTTCAGGCGGACCTTTCCGTACAAAACCATTGAATGAATTTAGTCAAATCACCCCAGCTCAAGCTGTCGCGCATCCAAATTGGTCTATGGGTAAGAAAATTTCGGTGGACTCAGCCACAATGATGAACAAAGGGTTGGAATATATTGAAGCACGTTGGCTGTTTAATGCTTCTGCCGATGAAATGGAGATCATTATTCATCCACAATCTATCATTCATTCCATGGTACGCTACATTGACGGTAGTGTTATTGCTCAAATGGGAAATCCTGATATGCGCACACCGATTGCACATACCATGGCATATCCAAGTAGAATAAATGCAGGGGTTGCGCCTTTGGATTTCTTTAAATTAAAAGAACTGACCTTTATTGAACCGGATTTCGCTCGCTACCCAAATTTAAAATTAGCGATAGATGCCTTCGCAGCAGGACAATATGCGACCACAGCCATGAACGCAGCCAATGAAGTCGCCGTAGATGCCTTTTTAAATGAGAAAATTCGTTTTACGGATATTGTCGAAGTCAATCGCCAAGTGGTTGAGAACATCGCTCCAATTCAAGTCAAAGAAATTGCAGACGTGTTGCATATTGATAAATTAGCAAGAGAAGTTGCAAAACAGATAATTCTACAATGTTAA
- the relA gene encoding GTP diphosphokinase encodes MVAIRHSHQLDLNTFELASWSAGLQMSPITFDQLLMAWRYAQEKIDIEQNHLLWFGIEMVEILHGLNMDDDSLVAALLFPLVKQNIIDLVQVKEHFGNDVKNLVKGVLEMDNVRQLNASHASDLQIDNIRRMLLAMVDDFRCVVIKLAERIVYLRDTERLSEEDLVLAAKECSHIYAPLANRLGIGQLKWELEDYCFRALHPQEYRQIAKYDLAERRLDREKYIANFVDDLTACIKEEIEDVQVYGRPKHIYSIWKKMQKKHLTFKQLFDVRAVRVIVPKLQDCYTALGIVHTHYKHLPEHFDDYIANPKPNGYQSIHTVVLGEGDKTIEVQIRTQKMHDDAELGVAAHWKYKEGAAAGRSGYEEKIVWLRKLLDWQKDIADSGDVVAEMRSQIFDDRVYVFTPKGEVVDLPKNATPLDFAYSIHSEVGHRCIGAKVAGRIVPFTYILQMGDQVEIITQKNPNPSRDWLIPSQGFVNTARARSKIVAWFKKLDREKNIPLGKEMLEAEMAKFNFTQKQIEDLALPRYNLKQVDDLYAGIGGGDIRLHQLMHYLQSKLIKTTAEQADEAILKQVANKAQQPHKSRSGFVVVEGVGNLMHHIARCCQPIPGDEIVGYITQGRGISIHRADCEQLFDLQSSSPERVVEAEWGDSYSVGRFSLTIRVIANDRNGLLRDVSGIMANEKVNVLGVSSRTDTKRGIATIDIQIELNNVELLDKLLKRILQIDDVIDAKRLSN; translated from the coding sequence ATGGTTGCGATTCGCCATTCACACCAACTCGATCTAAATACTTTCGAGCTGGCTAGTTGGAGTGCAGGGTTACAAATGTCACCCATAACCTTCGATCAGCTATTAATGGCTTGGCGCTATGCTCAAGAAAAAATTGATATTGAGCAGAATCATCTCCTGTGGTTTGGCATTGAAATGGTCGAAATCTTACACGGCTTGAATATGGATGATGATAGCCTTGTTGCAGCGTTACTCTTTCCACTCGTCAAACAAAATATTATCGATCTTGTACAAGTCAAAGAGCATTTCGGTAATGATGTCAAAAACTTAGTCAAAGGCGTATTGGAAATGGATAACGTCCGCCAATTAAACGCCAGCCACGCTTCCGATCTTCAAATTGACAATATTCGTCGTATGTTGCTCGCGATGGTCGATGATTTCCGCTGTGTTGTAATTAAACTTGCCGAGCGAATTGTCTATTTACGTGATACAGAACGTTTAAGCGAAGAAGATTTAGTTCTCGCGGCTAAAGAGTGCTCTCACATTTATGCCCCATTAGCTAACCGTTTAGGGATTGGGCAATTAAAATGGGAGCTAGAAGATTACTGTTTTAGAGCATTACACCCTCAGGAATATCGCCAAATTGCCAAGTACGATCTTGCTGAACGCCGTTTAGATCGTGAAAAATATATTGCAAATTTTGTGGATGATCTGACCGCTTGTATCAAAGAAGAAATCGAAGATGTTCAAGTTTATGGTCGCCCGAAACATATTTATAGCATTTGGAAGAAGATGCAGAAAAAGCATCTCACATTCAAACAGTTATTTGATGTACGAGCAGTTCGGGTTATCGTGCCAAAACTTCAAGATTGCTACACCGCACTAGGCATTGTGCATACCCATTACAAACATTTGCCTGAGCATTTTGATGACTATATTGCCAATCCCAAACCGAATGGCTACCAGTCGATTCATACGGTAGTGTTAGGTGAAGGGGATAAAACCATCGAAGTCCAAATTCGCACGCAAAAAATGCACGATGATGCAGAACTTGGGGTAGCTGCACATTGGAAATATAAAGAAGGCGCAGCTGCAGGACGCTCTGGCTACGAAGAAAAAATTGTCTGGTTACGTAAGTTACTCGATTGGCAAAAAGATATTGCGGATTCGGGCGATGTTGTGGCTGAAATGCGTTCCCAAATTTTCGATGATCGGGTCTATGTCTTTACGCCAAAAGGCGAAGTGGTTGATTTACCGAAAAATGCAACGCCCCTCGATTTTGCCTATTCGATTCATAGTGAAGTAGGACACCGTTGTATCGGCGCAAAAGTGGCTGGGCGTATTGTGCCGTTCACCTATATTTTACAAATGGGTGATCAGGTCGAAATTATCACGCAGAAAAATCCAAACCCAAGCCGTGACTGGCTCATTCCAAGCCAAGGCTTTGTGAATACAGCGAGAGCCAGATCGAAAATTGTTGCATGGTTTAAGAAACTTGACCGAGAGAAGAATATTCCACTTGGTAAAGAGATGTTGGAAGCTGAGATGGCTAAATTCAATTTCACCCAAAAGCAAATTGAAGATCTCGCTTTACCCCGTTATAACCTAAAACAAGTGGATGATCTCTATGCAGGTATTGGTGGTGGCGATATTCGCTTACATCAATTAATGCATTATTTGCAAAGTAAGCTCATTAAAACTACCGCCGAACAAGCTGATGAAGCGATCTTAAAACAGGTGGCAAATAAAGCACAACAACCGCACAAAAGCCGTAGCGGTTTCGTCGTGGTTGAAGGCGTGGGTAACTTAATGCACCATATTGCTCGTTGTTGTCAGCCGATTCCAGGTGATGAGATTGTTGGCTACATTACTCAAGGGCGAGGTATCTCAATACATAGAGCCGATTGTGAACAGCTCTTTGATCTTCAAAGTAGTAGCCCTGAGCGTGTGGTAGAAGCAGAATGGGGCGATAGTTATAGCGTTGGTCGATTTAGTTTAACCATCCGCGTGATTGCTAATGACCGTAATGGCTTATTGCGTGATGTCAGTGGTATCATGGCAAATGAGAAAGTGAATGTGTTAGGTGTTTCGAGCCGTACCGATACCAAACGTGGAATCGCGACCATTGATATTCAAATTGAACTGAATAACGTAGAATTATTAGATAAACTACTCAAACGCATTCTACAAATTGATGATGTGATTGATGCAAAACGTTTATCAAATTAA